One genomic segment of Pelagerythrobacter marensis includes these proteins:
- a CDS encoding 3'(2'),5'-bisphosphate nucleotidase CysQ, with the protein MIDRARLEEIVREAGRIAYGAWPGAGHALESWEKTPGNPVCAADLAVDAFLRRELGRLLPSAGWLSEETVDDPARLERGLIWLVDPIDGTRDFIRGRTGWAVSVALISEHRPLMGMLAAPARDEEWIGVSGQGSWRNGEALHASRRTTFPGARVPADSLPKEDRDLTTVDKPNSIALRAAMVAADEADLLATLRWGYEWDIAAAALIAREAGAAISDAFGHPLNYNKRDPRAFGLLVSAPDIHAAAVDRLATRAHTLARPQR; encoded by the coding sequence ATGATCGATCGCGCCCGTCTGGAAGAAATCGTCCGTGAAGCCGGGCGCATTGCCTATGGTGCCTGGCCGGGTGCCGGGCACGCGCTGGAAAGCTGGGAGAAGACGCCGGGTAACCCGGTTTGCGCGGCCGATCTTGCGGTCGACGCGTTTCTGCGCCGCGAACTGGGGCGGCTGCTCCCTTCGGCGGGCTGGCTTTCGGAAGAGACGGTCGACGATCCGGCCCGGCTCGAACGCGGGCTGATCTGGCTGGTCGATCCGATTGACGGCACGCGCGATTTTATTCGTGGGCGCACCGGGTGGGCGGTATCGGTCGCGCTGATCAGCGAGCACCGCCCGCTGATGGGGATGCTCGCCGCCCCGGCTCGCGACGAAGAGTGGATCGGTGTTTCCGGGCAGGGCTCCTGGCGGAATGGGGAGGCGCTTCATGCGTCGCGCCGCACGACTTTCCCCGGGGCGCGGGTTCCGGCCGATTCGCTACCCAAAGAGGATCGCGACCTGACGACGGTCGACAAACCCAATTCGATTGCCCTGCGCGCGGCGATGGTTGCGGCGGACGAAGCGGACCTGCTGGCCACGCTGCGGTGGGGGTACGAATGGGACATTGCCGCCGCGGCATTGATCGCGCGCGAGGCGGGGGCCGCAATCAGCGACGCCTTCGGCCACCCCCTCAATTACAACAAGCGCGACCCGAGAGCCTTCGGGCTGCTGGTCAGCGCGCCCGACATTCATGCCGCTGCGGTCGATCGTCTTGCCACGCGCGCCCACACGCTGGCGCGGCCCCAGCGATAG
- a CDS encoding electron transfer flavoprotein subunit alpha/FixB family protein, translated as MKTLVLVEHDNASVKDATLATVAAATKMGDVNLLVAGSGCSAVADAAAKIAGVGTVYLADDAAYEHQLAENVAPLAADLMKDHDAFLAPATTTGKNIAPRIAAQLDVMQISDILSVEGDKTFTRPIYAGNAIATVKSSDAKLVITVRGTAFDKAEAEGGSGTVEAVSGTGDAGISSFVGQELAKSERPELTSAKVIVSGGRALKDAETFEEYIMPLADKLGAGVGASRAAVDAGYVPNDYQVGQTGKIVAPEVYIAIGISGAIQHLAGMKDSKTIIAINKDEDAPIFQVADVGLVADLFKAVPELTEKL; from the coding sequence ATGAAAACTCTCGTTCTGGTCGAACACGATAACGCTTCGGTGAAGGATGCCACGCTGGCCACGGTCGCCGCGGCCACCAAGATGGGCGACGTCAACCTGCTCGTGGCCGGCAGCGGCTGTTCGGCCGTCGCCGATGCAGCCGCCAAGATTGCCGGCGTGGGCACCGTCTATCTGGCGGACGATGCGGCTTACGAACATCAGCTGGCCGAAAACGTCGCCCCGCTTGCGGCGGACCTGATGAAGGATCACGACGCCTTCCTCGCGCCCGCGACGACGACCGGCAAGAACATCGCCCCGCGCATTGCCGCGCAGCTCGACGTGATGCAGATTTCGGACATTCTTTCGGTGGAAGGCGACAAAACTTTCACTCGCCCGATCTATGCCGGGAACGCAATCGCCACGGTGAAGTCGAGCGATGCGAAGCTCGTGATCACCGTTCGCGGCACAGCGTTCGACAAGGCCGAGGCCGAAGGCGGATCGGGCACTGTCGAAGCCGTCTCGGGCACCGGCGACGCCGGCATTTCCAGCTTCGTGGGCCAGGAACTGGCAAAAAGCGAACGCCCCGAACTGACCAGCGCCAAAGTGATCGTTTCGGGCGGCCGCGCGCTGAAGGATGCCGAAACGTTCGAGGAATACATCATGCCGCTGGCCGACAAGCTCGGCGCAGGCGTGGGCGCAAGCCGCGCGGCAGTCGATGCCGGCTATGTCCCCAACGATTACCAGGTGGGGCAGACAGGCAAAATCGTGGCGCCCGAAGTCTATATCGCCATCGGCATCTCGGGCGCGATCCAGCACCTCGCCGGGATGAAGGATTCCAAAACGATCATCGCGATCAACAAGGACGAGGACGCCCCGATCTTCCAGGTCGCCGACGTCGGCCTGGTGGCTGATCTGTTCAAGGCGGTGCCGGAACTGACCGAGAAACTTTGA
- a CDS encoding OmpA family protein, giving the protein MKKSKMIVASLAAMSLVSVSACVTDPNTGERKISRTAIGGVGGAAAGALLGGLIGGKTGRIIGAVGGGAVGGVVGYKMDQQIKELRESTAGSGVDVTEVDDGQAILVNLPDGVTFDVGSATLKPAFRSTLDDVAGSLTQYPNSLIDVYGHTDSTGSDSFNQSLSERRAQTVANYLTSRGVNSARIRWQGFGETMPVADNSTDYGRQRNRRVEIKIIPLSQAEIDAAQNR; this is encoded by the coding sequence ATGAAGAAGTCGAAAATGATCGTTGCCAGCCTTGCCGCGATGTCGCTGGTAAGTGTTTCGGCCTGCGTAACCGATCCGAACACCGGTGAGCGCAAGATTTCGCGCACAGCGATCGGCGGCGTCGGCGGTGCGGCAGCGGGTGCGCTGCTCGGCGGGCTGATCGGTGGCAAGACCGGTCGTATCATCGGCGCGGTCGGTGGCGGCGCAGTCGGCGGTGTCGTGGGTTACAAGATGGATCAGCAGATCAAGGAACTGCGCGAATCGACCGCCGGTTCGGGCGTGGACGTGACCGAAGTCGACGATGGCCAGGCGATTCTGGTCAACCTGCCCGATGGCGTGACCTTCGATGTGGGCAGCGCGACGCTCAAGCCCGCGTTCCGTTCCACGCTGGATGATGTTGCAGGCAGCCTGACGCAATATCCCAACAGTCTGATCGACGTTTACGGCCATACCGATTCGACCGGCTCGGATTCGTTCAATCAGAGCCTTTCCGAACGCCGGGCGCAGACGGTTGCCAACTACCTGACCAGCCGCGGTGTGAATTCCGCCCGTATCCGCTGGCAGGGCTTCGGCGAAACGATGCCGGTTGCCGACAATTCGACCGACTATGGCCGGCAGCGCAATCGCCGCGTCGAAATCAAGATTATCCCGCTGAGCCAGGCGGAAATCGACGCAGCGCAGAACCGCTGA
- a CDS encoding DUF445 domain-containing protein, with amino-acid sequence MRLTATAMLILMAGIFLATHRLLDAHPAWGYVHAFAEAAMVGGLADWFAVTALFRHPLGLPIPHTAIIPENKDRIADTMAQFLRENFLTPAVVARRMHAMNMARAIGDFLVRAPEGTQTRIGAGAAELFAGVLESLDPDRLGGQVRSGLKQQLERFEVAPLLGQMLEAAIADKRHLPLIDAIIRWAGLTLEDNEEMVRSMIHKRANALLRWTGLDERLANSVLDGLYRLLAEVLVDPEHPLRHKIEEGLEQAARDLVHDPATREKVERMKRELLDNPAVADWWQGVWERLRTRLVTMAREPDSALDGWLGSTLGEIGGALRQDARLQMQVNRFARRTAVGIATRYGGQIVQLVSETVRRWDARTITDRLESAVGRDLQFIRINGTLVGGLVGVTIHAVSSAL; translated from the coding sequence ATGCGCCTGACGGCCACGGCCATGCTGATCCTCATGGCCGGGATCTTCCTTGCCACGCATCGCCTGCTCGATGCCCATCCGGCCTGGGGCTATGTCCACGCATTTGCCGAAGCGGCAATGGTCGGCGGGCTGGCAGACTGGTTCGCGGTAACGGCGCTGTTCCGCCACCCGCTCGGCCTGCCCATCCCGCATACGGCGATCATCCCGGAGAACAAGGACCGGATCGCCGACACGATGGCGCAGTTCCTGCGCGAAAACTTCCTGACCCCCGCCGTCGTCGCCCGGCGGATGCACGCGATGAACATGGCCCGCGCCATCGGGGATTTCCTCGTTCGCGCGCCCGAGGGAACGCAGACGCGGATCGGCGCAGGCGCTGCCGAGCTGTTTGCCGGCGTGCTCGAATCGCTCGATCCTGATCGGCTCGGCGGTCAGGTGCGCAGTGGGCTGAAGCAGCAGCTTGAGCGGTTCGAGGTCGCCCCGCTGCTGGGCCAGATGCTGGAGGCGGCGATTGCAGACAAGCGGCACCTGCCGCTGATCGATGCGATTATCCGCTGGGCGGGCCTGACGCTGGAAGACAACGAGGAAATGGTGCGGTCGATGATTCACAAGCGCGCCAATGCCCTGTTGCGCTGGACCGGGCTCGACGAACGGCTGGCGAATTCGGTTCTCGACGGTCTTTATCGCCTTCTGGCCGAAGTCCTCGTCGATCCCGAACATCCGCTGCGACACAAGATTGAAGAGGGGCTGGAACAGGCGGCCCGCGATCTCGTGCACGATCCCGCCACGCGGGAGAAAGTGGAGCGGATGAAGCGCGAGTTGCTCGACAATCCGGCCGTCGCCGACTGGTGGCAGGGGGTATGGGAACGCTTGCGGACCCGGCTGGTGACAATGGCGCGCGAACCCGATTCGGCGCTCGACGGGTGGCTTGGTTCGACGCTGGGCGAGATCGGTGGTGCGTTACGCCAGGATGCGCGCCTGCAGATGCAGGTCAACCGGTTTGCCCGCCGCACCGCTGTCGGCATCGCCACCCGCTATGGCGGGCAGATCGTGCAGCTGGTGTCCGAAACCGTCCGCCGCTGGGATGCCCGCACGATCACCGACCGCCTGGAAAGCGCCGTCGGGCGGGATCTTCAATTCATTCGCATCAACGGCACGCTGGTGGGCGGGCTGGTCGGCGTGACCATTCATGCGGTGAGCAGCGCGCTGTGA
- the sucC gene encoding ADP-forming succinate--CoA ligase subunit beta: protein MNIHEYQAKELLAKYGIGIPAGHAATTVEEAVEGAKKLPGPLYVVKAQIHAGGRGKGKFTELAPDAKGGVRLSKSVEDVEANAREMLGNTLVTVQTGDAGKQVNRLYVTDGVDIAEEYYLSMLVDRATGRVAMIVSTEGGMDIEEVAHSTPDKITTITIDPAQGFMPHHGRAVAFALKLKGDLNKQAQKLAKQLYTAFMDLDCEMLEINPLVETEDGNLLVLDTKMSFDGNALFRHKDVEALRDETEEDPAEVEASEYDLAYIKLDGNIGCMVNGAGLAMATMDIIKLNGAFPANFLDVGGGATTEKVTAAFKIILKDPAVEGILVNIFGGIMKCDVIADGIVAAAKDVNLSVPLVVRLEGTNVEQGKAILNNSGLPIVSADDLGDAARKIVAEVKQAA from the coding sequence ATGAACATCCACGAATATCAGGCCAAGGAACTGCTCGCGAAATATGGCATCGGCATACCGGCCGGCCATGCCGCAACGACCGTCGAAGAAGCTGTCGAAGGCGCGAAGAAACTTCCCGGCCCGCTTTACGTGGTCAAGGCGCAGATTCACGCCGGCGGCCGCGGCAAGGGCAAGTTCACCGAATTGGCCCCCGATGCCAAGGGCGGCGTTCGTCTTTCGAAAAGCGTCGAGGATGTCGAAGCCAACGCCAGGGAAATGCTCGGCAACACGCTCGTGACCGTGCAGACCGGCGATGCGGGCAAGCAGGTCAACCGCCTCTATGTCACCGACGGTGTCGACATCGCCGAGGAATACTATCTTTCGATGCTGGTCGATCGCGCCACCGGCCGCGTCGCCATGATCGTTTCGACCGAAGGCGGCATGGATATCGAGGAAGTCGCCCATTCGACGCCCGATAAGATCACCACCATCACCATCGACCCGGCGCAGGGCTTCATGCCGCACCACGGCCGTGCGGTGGCCTTCGCGCTCAAGCTGAAGGGCGATCTCAACAAGCAGGCGCAGAAGCTGGCCAAGCAGCTTTATACCGCGTTCATGGATCTCGATTGCGAAATGCTCGAGATCAACCCGCTGGTGGAAACCGAAGACGGCAACCTGCTCGTGCTCGACACCAAGATGAGCTTCGACGGCAATGCTCTGTTCCGCCACAAGGACGTGGAGGCGCTGCGCGACGAGACCGAGGAAGACCCGGCCGAGGTCGAAGCCAGCGAGTACGACCTCGCCTACATCAAGCTCGACGGCAATATCGGCTGCATGGTCAATGGCGCGGGCCTGGCGATGGCGACGATGGACATCATCAAGCTCAACGGCGCCTTCCCCGCCAACTTCCTCGACGTTGGCGGCGGCGCCACGACCGAGAAGGTGACCGCTGCCTTCAAGATCATCCTCAAGGACCCGGCGGTCGAAGGCATCCTCGTCAACATCTTCGGCGGCATCATGAAGTGCGACGTGATTGCCGACGGCATCGTGGCCGCGGCGAAAGACGTCAATCTTTCGGTCCCGCTGGTCGTCCGCCTCGAAGGCACGAACGTCGAACAGGGCAAGGCCATTCTCAACAACTCCGGCCTGCCGATCGTCAGCGCGGACGATCTTGGCGACGCCGCCCGCAAGATCGTGGCGGAAGTCAAGCAGGCTGCGTGA
- a CDS encoding electron transfer flavoprotein subunit beta/FixA family protein encodes MKILVPVKRVIDYNVKPRVKTDGSGVDLANVKMSMNPFDEIAVEEAIRIKEAGKAEEIVAVSIGPAKAQETLRTALAMGADRAILVQTDDEVEPLAVAKILKAIYEAEQPGLVILGKQAIDDDSNQTGQMLAALTGRPQGTFANTVEIDGESVTVKREIDGGLETVKLTMPAIVTTDLRLNEPRYASLPNIMKAKSKPLDTKSPADYGVDTTQRLTTTNVAEPPVRQAGIKVADVDELVTKIKALGIA; translated from the coding sequence ATGAAAATCCTCGTGCCCGTCAAACGGGTGATCGACTACAACGTCAAACCGCGCGTCAAGACGGACGGTTCGGGCGTCGACCTGGCCAACGTCAAGATGAGCATGAACCCGTTCGACGAGATCGCGGTGGAAGAGGCGATCCGGATCAAGGAAGCGGGCAAGGCGGAAGAAATCGTCGCCGTTTCGATCGGCCCGGCCAAGGCGCAGGAAACGCTGCGCACTGCGCTTGCCATGGGTGCCGACCGGGCGATTCTGGTTCAGACCGACGACGAGGTCGAGCCGCTTGCCGTCGCCAAGATCCTCAAGGCGATCTACGAGGCGGAACAGCCGGGCCTGGTGATCCTGGGCAAGCAGGCGATCGACGACGATTCGAACCAGACGGGGCAGATGCTCGCCGCGCTGACCGGCCGGCCGCAAGGCACCTTCGCCAATACGGTCGAGATCGACGGCGAAAGCGTGACAGTGAAGCGTGAAATCGACGGCGGGCTGGAAACGGTCAAGCTGACGATGCCGGCGATCGTGACCACCGACCTGCGCCTGAACGAGCCGCGCTACGCCTCGCTGCCGAACATCATGAAGGCCAAGTCCAAGCCGCTCGATACCAAGAGCCCTGCGGATTACGGTGTGGATACGACGCAGCGGCTTACGACGACCAACGTTGCCGAACCCCCGGTGCGCCAGGCCGGCATCAAGGTCGCCGACGTCGACGAGCTGGTCACCAAGATCAAGGCGCTGGGTATCGCTTGA
- a CDS encoding energy transducer TonB, which yields MKSVSVLAASAAAFAAIFAGHPASADEPVHLTPSSPWQLRYDKEACRLSRTFGEGEQAVLLTLAKYRPDTEIEFLIAGAPLLPDGKRLAYRLEPVEEAESKLHAMFGTADDGQTVWQFVGQLIPESVLAHVDGDSAPQNLKRIEAEFAERAEAFTIASGVEQPVSLRTGSLTKAMAAMDTCLLDLVRSWGYDPEVQAALQAMPQPRSNYRMWVRPTDYPTTAMRDSLPGAVRFRLAVDENGDVADCIVQAAYSDPAFREATCKALRHRARFTPARNANGQPVASYWTSSVVFKIGRFL from the coding sequence ATGAAGTCAGTATCCGTCCTGGCCGCCAGCGCCGCCGCGTTTGCGGCAATTTTTGCGGGCCATCCGGCATCGGCCGACGAGCCAGTGCACCTGACCCCATCCTCACCGTGGCAGCTTCGTTACGACAAGGAAGCCTGCCGCCTCTCGCGCACGTTCGGCGAGGGTGAGCAGGCGGTTCTGCTGACGCTGGCGAAGTATCGGCCCGATACCGAGATCGAGTTCCTGATCGCCGGCGCTCCGCTGCTTCCCGATGGCAAACGGCTGGCCTACCGGCTCGAACCGGTTGAGGAGGCGGAGAGTAAGCTCCACGCCATGTTCGGGACGGCAGACGACGGCCAGACGGTCTGGCAATTTGTTGGCCAACTGATTCCCGAGTCCGTTCTCGCCCATGTTGACGGCGACAGCGCACCCCAGAACCTGAAACGGATCGAGGCAGAGTTCGCCGAGCGCGCAGAAGCCTTCACCATCGCATCGGGGGTAGAACAGCCCGTGTCCCTGCGCACCGGCAGCCTGACGAAGGCCATGGCGGCAATGGATACCTGCCTGCTCGATCTCGTCAGAAGCTGGGGCTATGATCCCGAAGTGCAGGCCGCGCTCCAGGCGATGCCTCAGCCCCGTTCGAATTATCGCATGTGGGTACGGCCGACAGACTATCCCACAACTGCCATGCGCGACAGTTTGCCCGGGGCGGTTCGGTTCCGCCTCGCAGTGGACGAGAACGGCGACGTTGCCGATTGCATCGTACAGGCGGCCTATTCGGACCCCGCGTTTCGCGAGGCCACCTGCAAGGCCCTGCGGCACCGCGCACGGTTCACCCCCGCCCGGAACGCGAACGGGCAACCGGTCGCGTCATATTGGACCAGCAGTGTCGTCTTCAAGATCGGCCGGTTCCTATAA
- a CDS encoding DUF6265 family protein: MSIPAAAQETRVPPPDHVPPPASIGEVAWLAGDWTGSGIDGAPAAEMWLPPSGDTMVGLFVQENSAGGLMFTEHMYIAEENGSLVVKLKHFDPDLTGWEEKDDMVRFRLVSIEPCAVYFSALTYRCDGENGLVVAVRMKGADKDVNELVFRFVRRKAAAEAGPTP, encoded by the coding sequence TTGTCGATCCCCGCGGCTGCGCAGGAAACCCGGGTTCCACCTCCAGATCACGTGCCGCCGCCGGCGTCTATTGGGGAAGTCGCGTGGCTGGCTGGCGACTGGACAGGATCCGGGATCGATGGGGCGCCGGCTGCGGAAATGTGGTTGCCGCCGTCAGGCGATACGATGGTCGGCCTGTTCGTTCAGGAAAATTCGGCCGGTGGACTAATGTTCACCGAGCACATGTACATCGCCGAGGAAAACGGCAGCCTTGTCGTTAAGCTCAAGCACTTCGATCCAGATCTTACCGGCTGGGAGGAAAAGGACGACATGGTCCGGTTCCGCCTGGTCTCGATCGAACCTTGTGCAGTCTATTTCAGCGCGCTCACCTATCGCTGCGACGGCGAAAACGGCCTGGTCGTAGCGGTGCGAATGAAAGGTGCGGACAAGGACGTGAACGAATTGGTATTCCGTTTCGTGCGGCGCAAAGCGGCTGCCGAGGCGGGACCGACGCCTTAG